A region of Allocoleopsis franciscana PCC 7113 DNA encodes the following proteins:
- a CDS encoding cytochrome P450, whose protein sequence is MKLPDGPQTPSLLQTVQLIAQPTQFLDNCREHYGDTFTTRVLGLNSPPVVFFGNPDAIQEIFALPSSKLDFRKATHVFEPLMGEQSIILQEGRSHNRLRQLMMPPFHGERMRSYSQLICEITQQAIEGWSIGSTVSMQEVMPQITLQIILRVVFGIDPGPRYQDLEQRLSSLLDDVTTPWYSSLFFFPPLQRDLGAWSPWGHFLRRRQQIDSLIYDEIKERREQADASRTDILSMLISARDENGQPMSDVELRDQLVSLLLLGYETTAAVLAWAVYWIYSTASGDEKLRKELEALGDDIQPEAIAQLPYLTAVCAETLRVNPIALICTPRRVLESVQVAGYHFDTGTILIPCIYLAHRRPEVFPDAKQFQPERFLNQKFSPYEYLPFGGGARGCIGMAFSMLEMKLVLATILSRYQLALADPRPVRPVRRGITLVPSGGVPVVVKHERTTKPFPAIKVWDYKLTSNH, encoded by the coding sequence ATGAAATTGCCTGACGGTCCGCAGACCCCTTCTTTATTACAGACAGTTCAATTAATTGCACAACCAACTCAATTTTTGGATAACTGTCGAGAACACTATGGAGACACCTTCACCACACGAGTACTGGGTTTAAATTCTCCGCCGGTTGTATTTTTCGGCAATCCTGACGCCATTCAAGAAATTTTTGCGTTGCCTTCCTCCAAGTTAGATTTTCGCAAAGCCACCCATGTCTTTGAACCTCTGATGGGAGAGCAGTCGATCATTTTGCAGGAGGGACGTAGCCATAATCGCTTGCGTCAGTTGATGATGCCTCCCTTTCATGGCGAACGCATGAGAAGTTATAGTCAACTGATTTGCGAAATTACTCAGCAGGCGATAGAAGGCTGGAGTATTGGCTCTACTGTATCCATGCAGGAGGTCATGCCCCAAATTACCCTCCAGATTATCTTAAGGGTTGTGTTTGGCATCGATCCCGGCCCTCGTTATCAAGATCTCGAACAAAGGCTGAGTTCACTCTTAGATGACGTTACGACTCCTTGGTACTCCAGTTTGTTTTTCTTCCCCCCCCTACAGCGGGATTTAGGAGCATGGAGTCCTTGGGGGCACTTTCTGAGACGCCGTCAACAAATTGACAGCCTAATTTACGACGAGATTAAAGAACGCCGTGAGCAAGCTGATGCCTCTCGCACAGATATCCTCTCAATGTTGATATCAGCGCGAGATGAGAACGGTCAACCGATGAGTGATGTTGAGCTGCGTGATCAACTCGTTTCACTCTTGCTCCTCGGTTACGAAACGACAGCCGCTGTCTTGGCTTGGGCTGTTTACTGGATTTACTCTACCGCCTCAGGGGATGAGAAATTACGAAAAGAACTTGAGGCTTTAGGGGATGACATCCAGCCAGAAGCGATCGCCCAACTCCCTTATCTGACAGCCGTCTGCGCCGAAACCCTGCGAGTCAATCCCATTGCCTTGATTTGTACACCACGAAGAGTCTTGGAATCGGTGCAAGTGGCAGGCTACCATTTTGATACGGGAACAATTCTGATTCCTTGTATTTATCTGGCTCATCGCCGTCCAGAAGTCTTCCCAGATGCCAAGCAGTTCCAACCAGAGCGGTTCCTCAACCAAAAATTCTCGCCTTATGAGTATCTCCCTTTTGGGGGTGGCGCTCGTGGCTGTATTGGAATGGCCTTTTCAATGTTAGAGATGAAACTCGTGCTGGCAACAATTCTATCCCGTTATCAGCTGGCGTTAGCCGATCCCCGTCCTGTGCGACCCGTTCGTCGGGGCATTACCCTAGTTCCTTCGGGAGGGGTTCCGGTTGTGGTCAAGCACGAGCGAACTACTAAGCCCTTTCCGGCGATTAAAGTCTGGGATTATAAGCTCACGAGTAACCATTAA
- a CDS encoding ATP-binding protein → MKDFHQSSKQVKSDLKVLEEVLLWFDQLNRPSIPKKVWLQCQLALAEGFTNAVRHAHKGLPTNISVDLEVTIFPQHLELRIWDHGPPFDLEQWLQAHEHKIDASAGGGRGLAILQQIADQLSYTRTDDNRNCLLLVKHY, encoded by the coding sequence TTGAAAGACTTTCACCAATCTAGCAAGCAAGTAAAGAGTGACCTCAAGGTATTAGAAGAGGTTTTGTTGTGGTTTGACCAACTTAACCGACCTTCTATCCCCAAAAAAGTTTGGTTACAGTGCCAATTAGCCTTAGCCGAGGGGTTCACCAACGCCGTCCGTCATGCTCACAAAGGTCTCCCGACCAATATATCCGTAGATCTTGAAGTTACTATATTCCCCCAACATTTAGAACTGCGAATCTGGGATCATGGGCCGCCGTTTGATTTAGAACAGTGGCTCCAGGCTCACGAGCATAAGATAGATGCTAGCGCTGGGGGTGGGCGTGGGCTGGCAATTTTACAACAAATTGCCGACCAGCTCAGTTATACGCGCACGGATGACAACCGCAACTGTTTATTGCTCGTGAAACATTATTAA